The following are encoded together in the Vigna unguiculata cultivar IT97K-499-35 chromosome 2, ASM411807v1, whole genome shotgun sequence genome:
- the LOC114172989 gene encoding uncharacterized protein LOC114172989, whose translation MASGWMKSLQCKSRAYEDVYHPNSKNLIPSSSCRKSVQNIKDVVVDTTKPRPKSKPKPRPEKPLQKHPSSRYPPSAAKPDFETTINRSRSVTATATRHADPRFPSLTELTEGHPSRNVVEIIFHTSWGPKPFSGRVEMIFKVHSGPRTVSRFEEYRETVKGRAGSGTGPAHDYEENARCVADGNEVMRFHCLGPTSSGGPYGGACALSFPGGKGSAICTFAGSGDAHESSGGGRGRRAMLVCRVVAGRVSKQNGFMESLLDGRVGFDSVSGDNGELLVFDSRAVLPCFLIIYKL comes from the coding sequence ATGGCGAGTGGGTGGATGAAGTCATTGCAGTGCAAGTCAAGAGCTTACGAAGACGTCTACCACCCAAACTCTAAAAACCTCATTCCCAGTTCAAGTTGCAGAAAGAGCGTTCAAAACATCAAAGACGTTGTCGTCGACACCACCAAGCCCAGGCCCAAGTCCAAGCCCAAACCCAGGCCCGAAAAGCCTCTCCAGAAACACCCCAGCTCCAGATACCCCCCATCCGCAGCCAAGCCCGATTTCGAAACCACTATCAACCGCTCCCGGAGCGTCACAGCCACCGCCACGCGCCACGCCGACCCTCGCTTCCCTTCTCTCACCGAACTCACTGAGGGGCATCCCTCGCGGAACGTGGTGGAGATAATCTTTCACACCAGCTGGGGGCCCAAGCCCTTCTCGGGCCGCGTCGAGATGATATTTAAGGTCCACAGCGGCCCGCGAACGGTCTCCCGCTTCGAGGAGTATCGGGAGACGGTGAAGGGCCGGGCGGGGAGTGGGACTGGGCCGGCCCATGACTACGAGGAGAATGCGAGATGCGTTGCGGACGGGAATGAGGTCATGAGGTTTCACTGCTTGGGCCCCACCTCCAGCGGCGGCCCCTACGGCGGAGCTTGCGCGCTGTCCTTCCCCGGCGGTAAGGGCTCCGCCATCTGCACATTCGCCGGCAGCGGCGACGCCCACGAAAGCTCGGGCGGAGGTAGGGGTAGGAGGGCAATGCTTGTGTGCCGGGTCGTAGCGGGTCGGGTCTCCAAGCAAAATGGGTTCATGGAATCGTTGTTGGATGGACGGGTCGGGTTCGACTCGGTCAGTGGGGACAACGGCGAGTTATTAGTGTTTGACTCGCGCGCTGTGTTGCCCTGTTTTCTCatcatttataaattgtaa